A genomic window from Gemmatimonadaceae bacterium includes:
- a CDS encoding metallophosphoesterase family protein yields MRLALLSDVHANLQALEAVLADIAAQPDIAARYHLGDLVGYQANPNEVVARLEAEGIPGVSGNYDSTVAHHYKHCGCRSENPRQEELAHESFAWTLANTSEASKRALAALPFRLDLKPLGGHTGGPTVFLMHATPTNNLVYVTEDRSDDFLRKMADQVGARSGDVIAFGHTHKPWSRLVDGTLFVNTGSVGRPKDGDARAGWVLLTLGDGEPRAEQRRVGYDVEAAAKALRAAGLPEEFAETLRTGKA; encoded by the coding sequence ATCCGCCTCGCGCTGCTCTCCGACGTCCACGCCAACCTGCAGGCGCTGGAAGCCGTGCTGGCGGACATCGCCGCGCAGCCGGACATCGCTGCGCGCTATCACCTCGGCGACCTCGTGGGCTATCAGGCCAACCCCAACGAAGTCGTCGCGCGGCTCGAGGCCGAAGGCATCCCCGGCGTGAGCGGCAACTACGACTCGACCGTCGCCCACCACTACAAGCACTGCGGCTGCCGGTCGGAGAACCCGCGGCAAGAAGAGCTGGCGCACGAGAGCTTCGCCTGGACGCTTGCCAACACCAGCGAGGCGTCCAAGCGTGCGCTCGCGGCCCTGCCCTTCCGGCTCGACCTCAAGCCGCTGGGCGGCCACACCGGCGGCCCGACGGTCTTCCTGATGCACGCCACGCCGACGAACAACCTCGTCTACGTGACGGAGGACCGCAGCGACGACTTCCTGCGGAAGATGGCCGACCAGGTGGGCGCGCGCAGCGGCGACGTGATCGCGTTCGGCCACACGCATAAGCCGTGGAGTCGGCTCGTGGACGGCACACTGTTCGTGAACACCGGCAGCGTCGGTCGCCCGAAGGACGGCGATGCACGCGCCGGCTGGGTGCTGCTCACGCTCGGCGACGGTGAGCCGCGGGCCGAGCAGCGTCGCGTCGGCTACGATGTAGAAGCGGCCGCGAAGGCACTGCGCGCGGCGGGCCTGCCCGAGGAGTTCGCCGAGACGCTGCGGACCGGCAAGGCCTGA
- a CDS encoding helix-turn-helix transcriptional regulator, with protein sequence MTAPTIPSATRNALAGIAALHEACGDPARLRLLNLLAGGELCVCDLQDLTGESQPFVSRHLARLRAAGLVEVERRSKFAYYRLAALPDHAQRQLDAVLDGLHAADARLRRERDAAATAAAKRGAIPCR encoded by the coding sequence TCCCGTCCGCGACGCGTAACGCGCTCGCCGGGATCGCCGCCCTCCACGAGGCCTGCGGCGATCCGGCGCGCCTGCGCCTGCTCAATCTCCTGGCCGGCGGCGAGCTCTGCGTCTGCGACCTGCAGGACCTCACCGGCGAATCGCAGCCGTTCGTGTCTCGGCACCTCGCGCGGCTGCGCGCCGCCGGTCTCGTCGAGGTGGAGCGGCGCAGCAAGTTCGCGTACTACCGCCTGGCGGCGCTGCCGGATCACGCGCAACGGCAGCTCGACGCCGTGCTCGACGGCCTGCACGCCGCGGACGCGCGCCTGCGCCGCGAGCGGGACGCTGCCGCCACCGCCGCCGCCAAGCGCGGCGCCATCCCCTGCCGATGA